Proteins from one Phoenix dactylifera cultivar Barhee BC4 unplaced genomic scaffold, palm_55x_up_171113_PBpolish2nd_filt_p 000334F, whole genome shotgun sequence genomic window:
- the LOC103718939 gene encoding pre-mRNA-splicing factor CWC25 homolog isoform X1, with the protein MALKFLNKKGWHTGSLRNIENVWKAEQKHEAEQHKLEELRKQIQEERERAEFRLLQEQAGFAPRQERLDFLYESGLAVGKGSSEGFKALQPQAPAAAPTAEASSSKAAVPGALFEDKPQSANDAWRKLHSDPLLLIRQREQEAQARIKNNPIKMAMIKKSVEAEKKQKQEKKEKLEKKKRKHHHSKSKNEKHSSKVYSDSENTSEGGEERRRRDTATSERQEHSKLKHEKRSSRIRSDSEVSSEGEVERRKRDQSTSERHRRSNSKHDKHTYRVQSYLKKTSDDEEEKRKRDRSISELHRHSYSKHDKHTFTVHSDLKKTSDDEEEKRKRDHSISELHRHSYSKHEKHSSRGRSDSKYQREEASKKSDLSKSDHLHRSSELGIGSKLKQTDTQNPQEKPGYNHRRGITKMSEEERAARLREMQLNAELHEEQRWKRLKRAAEADTQEALRANSSRGKNFLDAAQKSIYGTEEGGSSTIEESVRRRAYYSQGGSAAHESNAFRR; encoded by the exons ATGGcgttgaagtttttgaacaagAAAGGATGGCACACGGGGAGTCTCCGCAACATCGAGAACGTGTGGAAGGCCGAGCAGAAGCACGAGGCCGAGCAGCACAAGCTCGAGGAGCTTCGCAAGCAGATCCAAGAAGAGCGCGAGCGCGCCGAGTTCCGCCTCCTCCAAGAACAAGCCGGCTTTGCCCC GAGGCAAGAGCGGTTGGATTTTCTCTACGAGTCAGGGCTGGCGGTGGGGAAGGGGAGTTCCGAGGGATTCAAGGCGCTCCAGCCCCAAGCCCCGGCCGCTGCACCAACAGCAGAGGCTAGTTCCTCCAAG GCAGCTGTCCCTGGTGCTTTATTTGAGGATAAGCCTCAGTCTGCAAATGATGCTTGGAGAAAACTCCACTCAGATCCCTTGCTTCTTATCCGACAACGTGAGCAGGAAGCACAAGCCAGGATAAAGAATAATCCCATTAAGATGGCCATGATCAAGAAATCT GTAGAAGCTGAGAAAAAACAGAagcaagaaaagaaggaaaaattagaaaagaaaaaacgcaAGCATCACCATAGCAAGTCGAAGAATGAGAAGCATTCATCCAAAGTTTATTCAGATTCAGAAAACACAAGCGAAggtggagaagagaggagaaggagagatactGCAACATCTGAGAGGCAAGAACACAGCAAGTTAAAGCATGAAAAGCGTTCATCTAGAATTCGTTCTGATTCTGAAGTCAGTAGTGAAGGTGAGGtcgagagaagaaagagggatcAATCAACATCTGAGCGTCACCGACGTAGTAACTCAAAGCATGATAAACATACATACAGAGTTCAATCATATTTGAAAAAGACAAGTGACgatgaagaagagaaaagaaagagagatcgtTCAATATCAGAGCTTCATCGACACAGTTACTCAAAGCATGATAAACATACATTCACAGTTCATTCAGATTTGAAAAAGACAAGTGACgatgaagaagagaaaagaaagagagatcatTCAATATCAGAGCTTCATCGGCACAGTTACTCAAAGCATGAGAAGCATTCATCCAGAGGTCGTTCAGATTCAAAATACCAGAGGGAAGAAGCGAGCAAAAAGAGTGATCTTTCAAAATCTGACCATCTTCATCGTAGTTCTGAGCTTGGGATAGGAAGCAAGCTGAAGCAAACTGATACCCAGAATCCACAAGAGAAGCCTGGCTATAACCACCGTCGGGGCATTACGAAGATGTCTGAGGAAGAGCGAGCAGCCCGGCTGCGAGAAATGCAACTCAATGCAGAGCTTCATGAGGAGCAAAGGTGGAAACGATTGAAGAGAGCAGCTGAGGCTGACACCCAGGAGGCTTTGCGGGCAAATTCTTCCCGAGGCAAGAATTTCTTAGATGCTGCCCAAAAGAGCATTTATGGAACAGAAGAAGGGGGAAGCTCTACAATTGAAGAGAGTGTCCGTCGCCGTGCTTATTACTCACAAGGGGGTTCTGCAGCACATGAAAGCAATGCATTCCGGCGGTGA
- the LOC103718939 gene encoding vicilin-like seed storage protein At2g18540 isoform X2: MLRGPEELVKLAKLAAVPGALFEDKPQSANDAWRKLHSDPLLLIRQREQEAQARIKNNPIKMAMIKKSVEAEKKQKQEKKEKLEKKKRKHHHSKSKNEKHSSKVYSDSENTSEGGEERRRRDTATSERQEHSKLKHEKRSSRIRSDSEVSSEGEVERRKRDQSTSERHRRSNSKHDKHTYRVQSYLKKTSDDEEEKRKRDRSISELHRHSYSKHDKHTFTVHSDLKKTSDDEEEKRKRDHSISELHRHSYSKHEKHSSRGRSDSKYQREEASKKSDLSKSDHLHRSSELGIGSKLKQTDTQNPQEKPGYNHRRGITKMSEEERAARLREMQLNAELHEEQRWKRLKRAAEADTQEALRANSSRGKNFLDAAQKSIYGTEEGGSSTIEESVRRRAYYSQGGSAAHESNAFRR, translated from the exons ATGCTGAGAGGTCCTGAAGAGCTTGTGAAACTGGCCAAACTG GCAGCTGTCCCTGGTGCTTTATTTGAGGATAAGCCTCAGTCTGCAAATGATGCTTGGAGAAAACTCCACTCAGATCCCTTGCTTCTTATCCGACAACGTGAGCAGGAAGCACAAGCCAGGATAAAGAATAATCCCATTAAGATGGCCATGATCAAGAAATCT GTAGAAGCTGAGAAAAAACAGAagcaagaaaagaaggaaaaattagaaaagaaaaaacgcaAGCATCACCATAGCAAGTCGAAGAATGAGAAGCATTCATCCAAAGTTTATTCAGATTCAGAAAACACAAGCGAAggtggagaagagaggagaaggagagatactGCAACATCTGAGAGGCAAGAACACAGCAAGTTAAAGCATGAAAAGCGTTCATCTAGAATTCGTTCTGATTCTGAAGTCAGTAGTGAAGGTGAGGtcgagagaagaaagagggatcAATCAACATCTGAGCGTCACCGACGTAGTAACTCAAAGCATGATAAACATACATACAGAGTTCAATCATATTTGAAAAAGACAAGTGACgatgaagaagagaaaagaaagagagatcgtTCAATATCAGAGCTTCATCGACACAGTTACTCAAAGCATGATAAACATACATTCACAGTTCATTCAGATTTGAAAAAGACAAGTGACgatgaagaagagaaaagaaagagagatcatTCAATATCAGAGCTTCATCGGCACAGTTACTCAAAGCATGAGAAGCATTCATCCAGAGGTCGTTCAGATTCAAAATACCAGAGGGAAGAAGCGAGCAAAAAGAGTGATCTTTCAAAATCTGACCATCTTCATCGTAGTTCTGAGCTTGGGATAGGAAGCAAGCTGAAGCAAACTGATACCCAGAATCCACAAGAGAAGCCTGGCTATAACCACCGTCGGGGCATTACGAAGATGTCTGAGGAAGAGCGAGCAGCCCGGCTGCGAGAAATGCAACTCAATGCAGAGCTTCATGAGGAGCAAAGGTGGAAACGATTGAAGAGAGCAGCTGAGGCTGACACCCAGGAGGCTTTGCGGGCAAATTCTTCCCGAGGCAAGAATTTCTTAGATGCTGCCCAAAAGAGCATTTATGGAACAGAAGAAGGGGGAAGCTCTACAATTGAAGAGAGTGTCCGTCGCCGTGCTTATTACTCACAAGGGGGTTCTGCAGCACATGAAAGCAATGCATTCCGGCGGTGA
- the LOC103718946 gene encoding scarecrow-like protein 18, which produces MLTSLNSHGGGGGAQHHDHRHPSHQSLPHGHIAPSTRSCQLLIGCAELIHRADYSAARRIISLLSTISSPHGDSTDRLVHQFTRALSLHIDSLTHLLPPSFFSSNGDTLQSSYLSLNKVTPFLRFAHLTANQAILEAVDGRQSIHILDFDTSHGVQWPPLLQAIAERSEPSNRPSVRITGTGTDLDVLHRTGDRLKAFASSLGLRFQFHPLHLPTTNPDTSASFSSFQPHPGETLAVNCTLFLHKLLRDRGSDDPACKLMGFLRAVKEMNPAVVTVAEREANHNSPVFLQRFMEALDHYAAVFESLEATLPPKSRERQEVEEMWLGREIEDIVGKEGEERRERHERFEWWEALMRGRGFSSLQLSPFALTQAKLLLRLHYPSEGYQLIQMSKNCLFLAWQHKPLFSVSSWHIMQQSQKEP; this is translated from the coding sequence ATGCTCACCTCATTGAATTCAcacggaggaggaggcggcgcaCAACACCATGACCACCGCCACCCCAGCCATCAAAGCTTACCACATGGACATATCGCCCCATCAACCCGTTCCTGCCAGTTGCTGATCGGCTGCGCCGAGCTCATCCACCGCGCCGACTACTCCGCCGCCCGCCGCATCATCTCCCTCCTCTCCACCATCTCCTCTCCCCATGGCGACTCCACCGACCGCCTCGTCCACCAATTCACCCGTGCCCTCTCGCTCCACATCGACAGCCTCACTCATCTCCTCCCCCCCTCATTCTTCTCGTCCAATGGTGACACCCTCCAGTCCTCCTACCTCTCCCTAAACAAAGTCACACCCTTCCTCCGCTTTGCTCACCTAACCGCCAACCAAGCCATTCTCGAGGCCGTCGATGGCCGCCAATCCATCCACATCCTCGACTTCGACACCTCGCATGGTGTGCAATGGCCTCCTCTCTTGCAAGCCATCGCCGAACGTTCTGAGCCCTCCAACCGGCCGTCCGTCCGCATCACCGGCACCGGCACCGACCTTGATGTCCTCCACCGAACTGGCGACCGCCTCAAAGCATTCGCCAGCTCTTTAGGCCTCAGGTTCCAATTCCACCCCCTTCACCTCCCTACCACCAATCCTGATACTAGTGCTAGTTTCAGCTCTTTCCAACCGCACCCGGGCGAGACCCTGGCTGTGAATTGCACGCTGTTCTTGCACAAGCTTCTGAGGGATAGAGGCAGCGACGATCCTGCGTGCAAACTTATGGGTTTCCTTCGTGCGGTCAAGGAGATGAACCCAGCAGTGGTGACAGTTGCTGAGAGGGAAGCTAACCACAACTCACCGGTATTCTTGCAAAGGTTCATGGAGGCATTGGATCACTACGCGGCGGTTTTCGAGTCTTTGGAGGCTACACTGCCGCCCAAGAGCCGGGAGCGGCAAGAGGTGGAGGAGATGTGGCTTGGGAGGGAGATCGAAGACATAGTCGGCaaggaaggggaggagaggagggagcGGCACGAGCGGTTCGAATGGTGGGAGGCTCTGATGAGGGGTAGGGGTTTCTCCAGCCTCCAGCTGAGCCCCTTTGCACTGACGCAGGCAAAACTGCTGCTCCGGCTGCACTACCCTTCGGAAGGTTACCAGCTTATTCAGATGTCGAAGAACTGCTTGTTTCTAGCTTGGCAGCACAAGCCCCTCTTCTCAGTCTCTTCTTGGCACATCATGCAGCAAAGCCAGAAAGAACCCTAG